Below is a window of Pseudomonadota bacterium DNA.
GCTCATGTCCGGTGGAGAGGCCGACGCGCTGCCCCCCATCCAGGACGTCCCCCCTGCCGGCTCAGACCGGGTGACGCTGCTGCGCAGCGGCATGGGCACCCAGGAGAAGGCCATCGGCAAGGCGATCCGGCGCGCCATCCACAACGCCCGCTCTTCGATTCACGCCGAGCTGTTCGTGCTCTCCGACCGTCCCACGGTCGAGGCCCTCCTTGCGGCGAAGCGGCGAGGGGTCGACGTCAAGGTGATTCTCGACCCATTGAAGATCAAGGGCAACCCCATCAACGAGAACGCGGCAGCCGCCCTGCGCGAGGGCGGGGTCGACGTGAAGTGGTACGTGTGCAACGCCCAGACCCAGCAGAAGATGCACGCCAAGATGGCTGTGATCGACGCAAACCAGGTATTCGTGGGCAGCGCCAACTGGTCGTACGCCGGCTTCAACATCAACCGCGAGGCCGAAGTGAGCGTCTACTCGCCCAAGACCACCAGCGTCTTCAGCACCACCTTCAGCAAGGACTGGAAGACGCGAACCTCCAACGAGCCCATCTACATCGAAGACGGCGCGGAAGCGACCGGCGCGTCATTCGCCATGTAGGTCGCTCCTGACGCCTTCGCGGCCGTCAGATGTCGATCACAAGACCGTCCCGGGCGAGCACAATCTCGCCGGAGAACGCCTCCCGACATTCCGCAACGATGTCGACGCCCTCGCACTCGGGGTAGAAGTGGGTCAGCACCACGCGACGCACGCCGGCCGCGGCGGCCACCCTTCCGGCACCACCCGCGGTCAGGTGCGAGGTGACGTGGGTGATGGCGTTGGGAAACGAGCACTCCACCACGAGAGTGTCGGCGTTGCGCGCGGCCTCGACGATGCGCGATGTCTCACCGGTGTCGCCGGAGTACACGAGGGTCTTCCCCGCGTGCTCGATAGAAAAGGCCAGGGCCTGCAGGTCGGCGTGATCGACGGGCAGCCCCTTCACGACGACGTCGTCTTCCGCGCACTCCCCTCCTCCGTCCCAGTCGTCGACGAGCGTGCGCGCCCGCTTCCAGGCGAGCCCCGGAAAGAGCCGATGCAGCGCCTCGACGAAGGCCGACGTTCCACGGGGCCCCCGCACGCGCAACGGGTCTCGGGTGCGCTGCTCGGCGGCCCAGTTGCCCGCGAACAGGAAGGCCACGAGATCGGCGCTGTGGTCGGGATGGTGGTGGGTGAGAAAGATGCGATCGATGGCCTTCCAGTCGTGGCCGAAGCGATTGACGCGCTCAAGGGTGCCGGGACCGCAGTCGAAGAGCATCGAGCGCCCCGCCGCCTCGACGAGGTAGCCCGCCGGTCCGCGCCCCTGCCACGGCACGCCGGTGCCGGAACCGATGACAGTCAGCCGCATCAGCCGTCTTGCAGCTGGTCCCAGAGGAGCGCCAGGGCCTCACGGTTCTCGCGATTGATGCGCATGGCCTCGATGATGCGCTGGTTGCCTTCCCAGATCTGCACGAGCCCGTTGCTGAGATGGTCCGGGTCGCCGTCTTCGAGGAACTGCCACAGCTCGTTCACGCCGCCCTCGTATGACTGCACGCCGCTCACACCGATGTCGCACTCCTCGCCGTTCTCGGCGTAGTAGTCGGTGGCCTCGAAGTTGTCGTAGATGGCCTGGGCGCGCTGCGTGAGGATGTTCGAGAGCTCTTGCAGGTAGGCGCTGAACTGCTCGGCGGTGATGCGCCCGCGCTGCACGTCTTCGCACTTGCCGCGGATCTGGCGATAGCGGCTGGTGGAGGCGTCAGGATCTGGCCGATCGGACGCGCGCGCAACCCCGAGCTGGCTGTTGCAGGCAAGACAGAACGCCTCACCCGAGGGATTGGTGAAGCCGCAGTCGGAACATGGAACGCCCGAGTCGTTGGCCTCGAGCAGGCCGTTGTGGTCGGAGATGGCGCATCCTCGCGTCTTCTGTGGCTGAGACTCACGTATTTGCGTCCCCCGTGAAACAGTCCTCTCGACCCGACGTAAGAGGTCAGTAGACGCTCTGCACGATGGGGAAGTGGGTCACGACGGGGCCGTTCGGGGGCTCTGGGAGCGTCAGCGCCGCCTTGAACGCATGGAAGGCGGCGCGCAGGGCCACACGGGTCGCCGCCTCTCGCGGATACGGCACGGGCTCGAGGCTGTACAGGGTGTCTCCCCCGCGCAGATCGAAGCGGCCCACGTCACGGGCCAGAGCGTGCGCTGACGCGAGGTCGGTCGGCGCGGGCGCCACCAGCGAGACGCGAATCTCGCGCGTGTGAAATGCCTCCAACGCGGCGGCGTCGACCGCGCGCAGCGGGAGGTAGACCTGGGTGATGCCCGTCCGCGCAAACGCGGAGCCGTCGATCGATGCCCCCTCGGGCACGATGAGATTCGCGGCCACGCGCTCCTCCGGGTGGAGCACGTGGGTGCGCAGCCATGTCACCGCGTCGTGCAGGGCCGACGCATCAGACACGGCGTCGATGAACGCGCCATGGCGCATGGCGCGGGCCGCGCCCAGGAACGCGAGCACGTCGCGCGCGTGCGCCGCAAGGTCTGATGTGAGACGCAGCACGAGCGCCGTCTGCTGATCGGGCGGTAGGGGCGACAGTGCCGGGTAGAGCTGCTGAAACCTCTCCCCGTCGGCCGCGAGTCGCACCTCGTCGAAGGCGCAGATGCGACCCAGTGCCGCATCGAGGGCCGAGGCGTCGGCGTCCGGAGGCTCGAACCCGGTGATCGCCCCTTGCGTCGCCGCGCCGCGCACCTCGTCGATGAGAGTGCGCACCTGTGCCAGAAGGGACTGCCCCTCCGCGAGGGAGGCCTCGACCGGCACGTGGAAGCGCTCGCCGCTGATGGCCTCGCTGCGAATCTCGACGTAGCGGTTCGCGTACGAGCGACGCCACGTCGACGGGCCGAAGACCGCTCGCAGCAGGCGACCTTCGCCATCGGCGTCGACCATGCGCAGCCGATCGACCACCACCGATGTCCGCCCTTCGCGCAGCGTCACCTCGGCGCGGCGGCGGTCCCGGTTCCACGAGAGCTGAAAGACGTTCGTCAATGCTGTGCCGCGGTCTCCGCAGCGCCGGCGCCCGTAGGTTACGGAGAGCGAGCGCTACGAGGAGAGCATCTCCTCCCACTGCGCGGTGAGCTTCTGGCACTCCGCCACCAGCACGTCGTAGCGCGTCTGCAGGCGTGATGCGTCTTCCGCGCGCTGATAGAAGGCCGGATCGGCCAGCCGCATGGTGATGCCCGCAATCTCCTCTTCCATTGCAAAGATCTTTGCTTCGAGCGCGTCGACCTTCCACTTCGGGGGCGGCTTCTTCTTCTCATCGCGCCCCGCCGCCGCGGCGACAGGCGTTGGCGGCTCAGCCTGCGGCGCCGGCCCGCCGGGCGCAGATCTCGCCGGCGCGCCCGCGGCCTTGGGCTTCGCCTCGTTCCTGGCCGGGGCGGCAACGCCTCGGGCGGGCTTGCGGGCGCGATAGTCGGAGTAGTTGCCCAGATGGGCAGAGGCGCGCCCGTCCTCGATCTCGACGATGCGGGTGGCCAGGCCGTCCATGAAGTGACGATCGTGCGAGATGAAGACGATGGTGCCCTCATAGCCCTGCAGGGCTTCGAGCAGGCTCTCGCGCGCCGAGAGGTCGAGGTGGTTGGTGGGCTCGTCGAGGAACAGCACGTTCGAGGCCGTGACCACGCACCGCGCCAGCGCCACGCGGCTGCGCTCGCCGCCGCTGAGCACGCCCACCTTCTTGTGCACCGAGTCTCCGCTGAACAGCAGGCAGCCGAGAACCGTGCGCACCATGGTCTGGTCGAACATCGGCGGCGCCACCGCCGACACCTCTTCGAGCACGGTGCGGTCTGGGTTCAGCGCCTCGGCCTGGTGCTGGGCATAGTGCACCGGCTGCATGCGAAAGCCTGGGTTCACCGTGCCGGCATCCGGGCGCTCGGCCCCGACGAGCAGGCGCATGAGGGTCGACTTGCCAGCGCCGTTGGGGCCCACCAGGCCCACCCGATCGCCGCGCTCGATCTTGACGTTGATGCCTTCGAGCACGCGCAGGGCACCGTACGACTTCGACACGCCCTTGGCCATGATGGCGTCGCGACCACTGGTGGTCGCGGGCGCGAACGACACCTTCATCGCGCGCGGCGCCGCGTCCGGCGCGTCGATCTTCTCCATGCGCTCGAGCATCTTCTCGCGGCTCTTCACCCGGCTGGCCAGGGTGGCCTTGTAACGGAAGCGCTCGATGAAGCGCATGTCGTGCTCGATCTTCTTCTGCTGGGCCTCGTATGCGGCAAGCTGCGCCTCGAAGCGGCGGGTCGATTCTTCAACGTAGAAGGTGTAGTTGCCGGCGTACTCGTCGATCTCGCCGCTGTCGAGCTCGATGATGCGGTTCACCACGCGATCGATGAACGTGCGGTCGTGCGAGACCAGAACCACCGCGCCCTTGTAGTCAGAGAGATAGGTCTCGAGCCACTTGACCGCCTGAAGATCGAGATGGTTCGTGGGCTCGTCGAGCAGCAGCACGGTGGGTGATGTGAGGAGCAAGCGCGACATGGCGCCGCGCATCTGCCAGCCGCCGCTGAACTCGCGGCAGGGGCGCTCGAGATCTTCCGATCGAAAGCCCATGCCCGCAAGCACCGTGCGGATGCGGGCGTCGATGGTGTGCCCCTCGGCGTGATCGAAGCGCGCCTGCGCCTTGCCGTACTGGTCGAAGCAGGCGTTCAGCGCCTCGCCCTGCAGCGACTCCATCTGCAGCTCGAGGTCGCGCATCTCGCGCTCTACCGCATCGACCCAGGCGAACACCTGCATCATCTCGTCGTAGAGCGTGCGGTCCGGGTCGAGCTGCCCCTCTTGGCCGAGGTAGCCGATCTCGACCCCTGGCCCGAGCGAGACCGTGCCCTTGTCTGACTCGAGCTGACCCGAGAGGATCTTGAGCAAGGTGGTCTTTCCCGTGCCGTTGCGGCCGATGAGTCCGACCCGCTGGCCGGGCTTGACGGTGAAGCTGACGTTGTCGAGAATGACCTGCCCGCCGAATGCCTTCGAGAGACCTGTGACGGCGATCATGTGCGATGGATGGGCCTGGGTGCAAGCATGCCACGAAGGTTCACTGCGGGAAGCGACGGTCCTTCCCCACCAGCAGCACAGTCCCCAGATCTAGGCCGGGTCGGCGATCATGACCTCGAGTCCGGCAGCCTCGAGCAGCGCGCTCGCGTCAAAGGCCTGTGAGGGGGCGAGCACGCCCGAGGTCTTGCGCTCCCCGGCGGCAAGCTTGACAGCGGCCGAGGCCAGCAGGTTGGCGGTGGTCTGATAGATGCCGCTGCCCTGCACGATGGCGAACCGTCGGTTCTTCACGCCCTCGATCTCGACCACCACGACGAACCGGCTCCGATCAGACACAGGGCGCTCGGTCTTCGACGTGGCCCATCGATCAAGAGCCATCATCGCGAGGGAGGCGAACGGGCTTCCGAGCAGGGCCTGGATCAGACCGGCCTTGCCCGTGAGGCTGTGGAACGTGGTGACGTTGCGCAGGCCACCAACCCCTCGGGGGATGACGAGGGCCTCGCATCCCGGCGTGTTCTTGGCCGTCATCTGGCCCCCCGACCACTTGAACGTGTGCTTGACGGCCGCGATGCGCGTTGCCTGAAGCGAGCGCTCGACCAGCGCGCGGCACGGCTGCTTGAGGTTCTCGAACACTGACGCGCGAAACCCCGGGGTCTCGTCGAGATCGTGGTAGACGTAGAGCACGCGAACCGAGTTGACCGCCTCCCACCCCTCGGCGGCCTTCGCCAGCGCGAGCTCGGCCACCCCAGGCTCCACCGCAAGGCCGTTCACGACGGCGATGCCCGCTTCCTTGACCACGGCCGCGCGCACCGCGCACTGCTCGACATACCCCACCTCGGAGGCCGCGTCGATGAGACACACCTTGCCATTCACCGCCGTGGCGAGAACGGGCGCCCCGGAGATGGCGTAGGGAGCGGCGCAGTTCACCGCCACGACACTGCTCTCGACCAGGGTGCGCAAGGCCGAGCGATCGGAGAACTCGAAGACCGATACGTCGAGGGGCTGCTTGAACCTGCGACCGAGATCGATGGACATGCGCTCGAGCTCGTTGCGGTCACGCCCCGCAAGCACCAGCCTGAATTCTCTGGCCCCACCGCCCTGACCGAGCAGGCGCTCGCACGTGAGCCGTCCGGTGAGTCCTGTTGCGCCGATGATCGCGATCTTCTTCACGCGCCGCTCCTCTTGAAGGATTTTCCCTCAGGCACCCTTTGGGGCGTTCTGCAAACCGAACAGAAGTCCTGTCGCCGGAGCGGAGAGCCGGCTCGCGGCACTCACGGGGCCGACAAGGGCCAGAGACGTGGCAGCACGAGCAGCAGCAGCACGAACAGCACCGC
It encodes the following:
- a CDS encoding ribonuclease Z — protein: MRLTVIGSGTGVPWQGRGPAGYLVEAAGRSMLFDCGPGTLERVNRFGHDWKAIDRIFLTHHHPDHSADLVAFLFAGNWAAEQRTRDPLRVRGPRGTSAFVEALHRLFPGLAWKRARTLVDDWDGGGECAEDDVVVKGLPVDHADLQALAFSIEHAGKTLVYSGDTGETSRIVEAARNADTLVVECSFPNAITHVTSHLTAGGAGRVAAAAGVRRVVLTHFYPECEGVDIVAECREAFSGEIVLARDGLVIDI
- a CDS encoding ABC transporter ATP-binding protein — encoded protein: MIAVTGLSKAFGGQVILDNVSFTVKPGQRVGLIGRNGTGKTTLLKILSGQLESDKGTVSLGPGVEIGYLGQEGQLDPDRTLYDEMMQVFAWVDAVEREMRDLELQMESLQGEALNACFDQYGKAQARFDHAEGHTIDARIRTVLAGMGFRSEDLERPCREFSGGWQMRGAMSRLLLTSPTVLLLDEPTNHLDLQAVKWLETYLSDYKGAVVLVSHDRTFIDRVVNRIIELDSGEIDEYAGNYTFYVEESTRRFEAQLAAYEAQQKKIEHDMRFIERFRYKATLASRVKSREKMLERMEKIDAPDAAPRAMKVSFAPATTSGRDAIMAKGVSKSYGALRVLEGINVKIERGDRVGLVGPNGAGKSTLMRLLVGAERPDAGTVNPGFRMQPVHYAQHQAEALNPDRTVLEEVSAVAPPMFDQTMVRTVLGCLLFSGDSVHKKVGVLSGGERSRVALARCVVTASNVLFLDEPTNHLDLSARESLLEALQGYEGTIVFISHDRHFMDGLATRIVEIEDGRASAHLGNYSDYRARKPARGVAAPARNEAKPKAAGAPARSAPGGPAPQAEPPTPVAAAAGRDEKKKPPPKWKVDALEAKIFAMEEEIAGITMRLADPAFYQRAEDASRLQTRYDVLVAECQKLTAQWEEMLSS